From a region of the Triticum aestivum cultivar Chinese Spring chromosome 7D, IWGSC CS RefSeq v2.1, whole genome shotgun sequence genome:
- the LOC123165806 gene encoding protein RDM16, whose product MNPNLIEIAPGGRPPKQKRKEEIPDIEPWDSKILISATYEDISLEKLNMDRITIYVQHPEPLEPPAKPMTPPPQPLKLTNNEQKKYRTQRRLATEKDRQEMIRQGLLEPPKPKVKMSNLMKVLGAQATQDPTHMEMEIRAAAAEREQAHVDRNIARKLTPSERREKKERKLFDDPDTLDYFTICVYRIRDLSHSEAHFKVDVNARDNRLTGAAVITDGVSVVVVEGGGKSIKRYNNLMLNRIDWAAAVGDEDNDADEEPDKPVNSCALVWQGSVVKSAFPRWFGVRSARVRLLPRRCF is encoded by the exons ATGAATCCAAACCTAATTGAAATTGCTCCTGGTGGAAGGCCTCCaaagcagaagcggaaggaagAGATTCCTGACATTGAGCCATG GGACTCAAAAATCCTGATATCTGCCACGTACGAGGACATCTCCTTGGAAAAGCTTAATATGGATAGGATCACCATCTACGTGCAACATCCAGAGCCATTGGAACCACCGGCTAAGCCCATGACACCACCGCCTCAGCCACTTAAGCTTACTAACAATGAGCAGAAGAAGTATAGAACACAGAGGCGCCTCGCTACGGAAAAAGATAGACAAGAAATGATTAGGCAAGGCCTCTTGGAGCCACCAAAGCCCAAGGTCAAGATGAGCAACCTTATGAAAGTACTTGGTGCACAGGCTACACAGGACCCGACACACATGGAGATGGAAATAAGAGCGGCTGCTGCAGAGCGTGAGCAGGCTCACGTGGACCGCAACATTGCCCGCAAACTCACACCATCTGAGCGCCGTGAGAAAAAGGAGAGGAAGCTTTTTGATGATCCTGACACATTAGACTATTTCACTATTTGTGTGTACAGAATCAGAGACCTGTCGCACAGTGAGGCACACTTTAAAGTGGATGTGAATGCCCGAGACAACCGGTTGACTGGCGCTGCAGTTATCACGGATGGTGTAAGTGTTGTGGTTGTGGAAGGAGGGGGGAAGTCGATCAAGAGGTACAATAACCTGATGCTGAACAGGATTGACTGGGCTGCTGCAGTTGGCGATGAGGATAATGACGCCGACGAGGAACCAGACAAGCCGGTGAATAGCTGTGCATTAGTATGGCAAGGTAGTGTGGTGAAGTCTGCCTTTCCCAGGTGGTTCGGCGTGCGTAGTGCCAGAGTGAGGCTGCTGCCAAGAAGGTGTTTTTAG
- the LOC123168249 gene encoding uncharacterized protein isoform X1 — MRAAQPRRRCRRKSGMQASGAAASRPAGSTCSPSSRRASISPTSSPMEDDDLLMEILLRLPPRPSSLPRVSTVCKRWRRIVADPQFFRRFCAHHREHPIVGVFFNSSLVEPPFRSTLDPPDLIPPELFSLRLDGIEGGDGGIWSIHSCRHGRVLFICSDRTGRGCRHVLVWDPVTGDRRCIGSPPQLDGHDWSGSHVQADVLCVAGDKGHVHGACHSSPFKVVLACVSKGVAYACVYSSEMGAWADLISTMVPFDTPSSLGSRSMLLGNSLYWFLFGPQMGILELNFDRQSLAVIEVPPDACVANHQGLFLSTLGGTLGFIVVSESYRAQLWDRTTNFDCVAGWMPGRTFELRKLLPLKSGEWIKRVMFIAGDDNVAFLSTSRGIFMVHLESLQFEEIFKSNPDCWLSTIYPYPFKSFFAAAGVSVASKCSGSGGSVFSLKPQDKVIVSQEVYCQPSVITTRTLPCGNQRNYSSMTS, encoded by the exons atGCGCGCCGCACAgcctcgccgccgctgccggagAAAGTCGGGGATGCAGGCGAGTGGCGCGGCGGCATCGAGGCCGGCAGGTTCGACCTGCTCCCCTTCATCGCGCAGGGCGTCAATTTCGCCCACCTCTTCGCCGATGGAGGACGACGACCTCCTGATGGAGATACTCCTGCGGCTCCCCCCGCGACCTTCCTCCCTCCCCCGCGTCTCCACCGTCTGCAAACGCTGGCGCCGCATCGTCGCCGACCCCCAGTTCTTCCGCCGCTTCTGTGCCCACCACCGCGAACACCCCATCGTCGGCGTGTTCTTCAACTCCAGCCTTGTTGAACCCCCCTTCAGGTCGACTCTCGATCCGCCGGACCTCATCCCACCAGAGCTCTTCTCCCTGCGGCTCGATGGCATCGAAGGCGGCGATGGCGGCATCTGGTCCATCCACAGCTGCCGCCACGGCCGCGTCCTCTTCATCTGCAGTGACCGTACCGGCAGGGGCTGCCGCCACGTCCTTGTGTGGGATCCCGTCACAGGCGACCGCCGCTGCATAGGCAGTCCACCGCAGCTGGATGGTCACGACTGGAGCGGGTCCCATGTGCAAGCGGATGTGCTCTGTGTTGCCGGCGACAAGGGCCACGTGCACGGTGCCTGCCATTCGAGCCCCTTCAAGGTGGTCTTGGCGTGCGTCAGCAAGGGCGTCGCATACGCCTGCGTCTACTCGTCGGAGATGGGAGCCTGGGCCGATCTCATCTCAACCATGGTTCCATTTGATACCCCGTCTTCTCTTGGCAGTCGAAGCATGCTGCTTGGGAATTCACTCTACTGGTTTCTTTTTGGCCCTCAGATGGGCATCCTTGAGCTTAATTTCGACAGACAGAGCCTAGCAGTGATCGAGGTGCCACCAGATGCCTGCGTTGCCAACCATCAGGGACTCTTTTTGAGTACTCTTGGTGGCACGCTTGGTTTCATCGTCGTGTCGGAATCCTACAGAGCGCAACTATGGGACAGGACGACTAATTTTGACTGTGTTGCTGGGTGGATGCCCGGACGAACTTTCGAGTTGCGCAAGCTTCTCCCTCTGAAATCAGGGGAGTGGATCAAAAGAGTAATGTTTATTGCTGGGGATGATAATGTGGCATTTCTGTCAACGTCTAGGGGCATCTTCATGGTCCATCTCGAGTCATTGCAGTTTGAGGAGATATTTAAAAGCAACCCTGATTGTTGGCTGTCCACTATCTATCCATATCCATTCAAAAGTTTCTTTGCTGCTGCAG GAGTGAGTGTCGCTTCGAAGTGTTCTGGTTCAGGTGGCAGTGTCTTTAGTCTGAAACCTCAGGATAAGGTCATTGTCTCCCAGGAAGTTTACTGTCAGCCATCGGTCATCACTACCAGGACCCTGCCCTGTGGAAATCAACGCAATTATAGCTCAAT GACTTCGTGA
- the LOC123168249 gene encoding uncharacterized protein isoform X2, with protein MRAAQPRRRCRRKSGMQASGAAASRPAGSTCSPSSRRASISPTSSPMEDDDLLMEILLRLPPRPSSLPRVSTVCKRWRRIVADPQFFRRFCAHHREHPIVGVFFNSSLVEPPFRSTLDPPDLIPPELFSLRLDGIEGGDGGIWSIHSCRHGRVLFICSDRTGRGCRHVLVWDPVTGDRRCIGSPPQLDGHDWSGSHVQADVLCVAGDKGHVHGACHSSPFKVVLACVSKGVAYACVYSSEMGAWADLISTMVPFDTPSSLGSRSMLLGNSLYWFLFGPQMGILELNFDRQSLAVIEVPPDACVANHQGLFLSTLGGTLGFIVVSESYRAQLWDRTTNFDCVAGWMPGRTFELRKLLPLKSGEWIKRVMFIAGDDNVAFLSTSRGIFMVHLESLQFEEIFKSNPDCWLSTIYPYPFKSFFAAAGLRDLDGRGQGEGGAGGTTHQLEY; from the exons atGCGCGCCGCACAgcctcgccgccgctgccggagAAAGTCGGGGATGCAGGCGAGTGGCGCGGCGGCATCGAGGCCGGCAGGTTCGACCTGCTCCCCTTCATCGCGCAGGGCGTCAATTTCGCCCACCTCTTCGCCGATGGAGGACGACGACCTCCTGATGGAGATACTCCTGCGGCTCCCCCCGCGACCTTCCTCCCTCCCCCGCGTCTCCACCGTCTGCAAACGCTGGCGCCGCATCGTCGCCGACCCCCAGTTCTTCCGCCGCTTCTGTGCCCACCACCGCGAACACCCCATCGTCGGCGTGTTCTTCAACTCCAGCCTTGTTGAACCCCCCTTCAGGTCGACTCTCGATCCGCCGGACCTCATCCCACCAGAGCTCTTCTCCCTGCGGCTCGATGGCATCGAAGGCGGCGATGGCGGCATCTGGTCCATCCACAGCTGCCGCCACGGCCGCGTCCTCTTCATCTGCAGTGACCGTACCGGCAGGGGCTGCCGCCACGTCCTTGTGTGGGATCCCGTCACAGGCGACCGCCGCTGCATAGGCAGTCCACCGCAGCTGGATGGTCACGACTGGAGCGGGTCCCATGTGCAAGCGGATGTGCTCTGTGTTGCCGGCGACAAGGGCCACGTGCACGGTGCCTGCCATTCGAGCCCCTTCAAGGTGGTCTTGGCGTGCGTCAGCAAGGGCGTCGCATACGCCTGCGTCTACTCGTCGGAGATGGGAGCCTGGGCCGATCTCATCTCAACCATGGTTCCATTTGATACCCCGTCTTCTCTTGGCAGTCGAAGCATGCTGCTTGGGAATTCACTCTACTGGTTTCTTTTTGGCCCTCAGATGGGCATCCTTGAGCTTAATTTCGACAGACAGAGCCTAGCAGTGATCGAGGTGCCACCAGATGCCTGCGTTGCCAACCATCAGGGACTCTTTTTGAGTACTCTTGGTGGCACGCTTGGTTTCATCGTCGTGTCGGAATCCTACAGAGCGCAACTATGGGACAGGACGACTAATTTTGACTGTGTTGCTGGGTGGATGCCCGGACGAACTTTCGAGTTGCGCAAGCTTCTCCCTCTGAAATCAGGGGAGTGGATCAAAAGAGTAATGTTTATTGCTGGGGATGATAATGTGGCATTTCTGTCAACGTCTAGGGGCATCTTCATGGTCCATCTCGAGTCATTGCAGTTTGAGGAGATATTTAAAAGCAACCCTGATTGTTGGCTGTCCACTATCTATCCATATCCATTCAAAAGTTTCTTTGCTGCTGCAG GACTTCGTGATCTTGATGGTCGGGGACAAGGTGAAGGTGGAGCAGGCGGCACAACGCATCAATTAGAATACTGA